From a region of the Caldisericota bacterium genome:
- the arcC gene encoding carbamate kinase: protein MAKVILIALGGNAIKQSNEKGTSEEQFKNCWKTTKHISEIIKNLNEEDRLIITHGNGPQVGNLMVQQKLSTDSVPAHPMDVVGAMTQGQIGYMLQQTLMNHLKEMSLNIPVCTILNQVLVDKNDPEFFGDKASKPVGNFLTAEEAKEMKENNPQYIIKQVKPNGERCWRRTVPSPDPISNLEADVIKKLVDAGVIVIASGGGGIPVLEDEEGNYQGIEAVIDKDLAGERLAEIVGADVFLILTDVEEAKINYGKANEKSLGKITFEEAKQYFDEGHFLAGSMGPKVKACLRFLKNGGKNAIITSLDKALEALKEQSGTIIEK from the coding sequence ATGGCAAAAGTAATTTTAATAGCACTAGGTGGGAATGCGATAAAACAATCAAATGAAAAAGGAACTTCAGAGGAACAATTCAAGAATTGCTGGAAAACGACAAAACATATCTCAGAAATTATCAAGAATCTTAACGAGGAAGATCGGCTAATAATAACTCATGGAAATGGACCGCAAGTTGGCAATCTTATGGTGCAACAAAAGCTATCTACGGATAGTGTTCCAGCGCATCCCATGGATGTAGTAGGAGCAATGACTCAAGGGCAAATTGGTTATATGTTACAGCAAACCTTAATGAATCATCTAAAAGAAATGAGCCTGAATATACCAGTGTGCACAATATTAAATCAAGTTTTGGTAGATAAAAATGACCCAGAATTTTTTGGTGATAAAGCCTCAAAACCGGTAGGCAATTTTCTAACCGCGGAAGAAGCTAAAGAAATGAAGGAGAATAACCCTCAATATATAATTAAGCAGGTTAAGCCAAACGGAGAACGTTGCTGGAGAAGAACTGTTCCTTCCCCAGATCCTATATCTAATTTAGAAGCTGATGTTATTAAAAAATTAGTTGATGCCGGGGTAATTGTTATTGCTTCAGGTGGCGGTGGTATACCGGTGTTAGAAGATGAAGAAGGAAATTACCAAGGAATTGAGGCAGTAATAGATAAAGATCTTGCCGGAGAAAGATTAGCAGAAATAGTAGGTGCAGATGTTTTTTTAATTCTTACAGACGTAGAAGAAGCTAAAATTAATTATGGTAAAGCGAATGAGAAAAGTTTAGGTAAAATAACTTTCGAAGAAGCTAAACAATATTTTGATGAAGGACATTTTCTTGCGGGGAGTATGGGGCCAAAGGTTAAAGCTTGTTTAAGATTTTTAAAAAATGGAGGGAAGAATGCTATAATTACATCTTTGGATAAGGCTTTAGAAGCATTAAAAGAACAAAGTGGAACAATTATAGAAAAATAA